From one Caldithrix abyssi DSM 13497 genomic stretch:
- a CDS encoding PAS domain S-box protein yields the protein MNDILFINSRVNGFLQLKNILQKEERKFVEVTPPFTALDELQKDSFALIIIDTESYPAKTNVLEQIKKQRPETQIILIANGKAPQPGRASLCDFVVDAECADGFEKTVEKALKIWQLMNENKALQSENIRYQQRLEELIEIRSRTTRQSEASFRLMFENNPMPMLIFDIKSRKIITANHSASLLYGYTFDEFISMKIDQLFVQPDEILCLIPQDYNEALIQQTKELTHQRKDGNLIEVEVLSHSLTFHGRQTCYIMIKEITAQKKTLDALTASEKKFRMLYKNLTQGVFNLTPDKKITMINKAARKIFHFPDDKRRFSLKDFADLKIYNTSGKRVKIEQFPPFVALEKGLPLTNHILKIRYLPRRSKWIVMDAIPIIEHNTVKEVFVYINDITPLKKAEKLLRSNEKKLRAILDALPDQLMLLTIDGTILEVKDGEFFNVEPHLILGKSFFELVAQPIAQRFYNMLRLTNRTGEIQTFEFQHQVKGKLKHFEARLSKSHENQILCLLRDISERKKYETDLQKSENRFRILLESTFQAIILIDIHGRINLVNSKTEQLFGYSRDELLLKPADTLLPFSLRGKDNILNQSRFRHLEDIRATKSVELTGMRKDGIEFPIEIQLTPVEMLDGPFVMGVISDLSEKKKLEARMRRIEKLEAIGQLAGGIAHDFNNVLAGIIGLAELSLRKIKSDSPVRENIKLIINKAENAADLVRKLLMFSRQQKISLQNINLNKVVLSNKKILQRYLGEDIHLIVTLEDDLHLIHGDPSAMDQILTNLCINARDAMPDGGELTIQTHNVTLKESEADIPPGNYVQLIVADSGIGMSDEIKAHIFEPFFTTKEVGEGTGLGLATVYGLVRHHGGYIQFDSEIGEGTVFRIYFPAVKPHSAVSPTEDSQETEMVRGGNETILLVDDQIDILTTSKDTLESYGYKVLISGSGVQAVDILTKYKDLIDLVISDVVMPDMDGIELRMLCQQIKPDIKFLLMSAFSPKLENEKDYLLKPFVGHQLARKVREILDSD from the coding sequence ATGAACGACATTTTATTCATCAATTCCCGAGTGAACGGATTTCTTCAACTTAAAAATATTTTACAAAAAGAAGAAAGAAAATTCGTTGAGGTTACGCCCCCCTTCACCGCCCTTGATGAGCTGCAGAAAGACTCTTTTGCTTTGATTATCATCGATACTGAATCGTATCCTGCAAAGACGAATGTATTAGAGCAGATCAAAAAACAAAGGCCCGAAACCCAAATCATCCTCATCGCCAATGGAAAGGCGCCACAGCCAGGCCGGGCGTCGCTTTGTGATTTCGTTGTTGACGCCGAATGCGCCGATGGATTTGAAAAAACTGTGGAAAAGGCTTTGAAAATCTGGCAATTAATGAATGAAAATAAAGCGCTGCAAAGCGAAAATATTCGCTATCAGCAGCGCCTGGAAGAGTTGATTGAAATCCGCTCCAGAACCACAAGGCAAAGCGAGGCGTCTTTCCGGCTGATGTTTGAAAACAACCCCATGCCCATGCTCATCTTTGATATCAAGAGCCGTAAAATTATTACGGCCAACCATTCGGCTTCTCTGCTTTATGGCTACACCTTTGATGAATTCATCTCTATGAAAATTGATCAATTATTTGTGCAGCCGGATGAAATTTTATGTTTAATTCCGCAGGACTACAACGAAGCTCTGATTCAACAAACCAAAGAACTAACTCATCAACGGAAGGACGGCAATTTAATAGAAGTGGAGGTATTAAGCCATTCTCTTACCTTTCACGGCCGTCAAACCTGCTACATCATGATCAAAGAGATCACTGCGCAAAAAAAGACTTTGGATGCATTAACGGCTTCCGAAAAAAAGTTCAGGATGCTGTATAAAAACTTAACTCAGGGTGTGTTTAATTTAACGCCCGATAAAAAAATAACCATGATCAACAAAGCGGCGCGTAAAATATTTCATTTTCCTGATGATAAACGCCGCTTTTCATTAAAGGATTTTGCAGACCTGAAAATTTACAACACGTCGGGCAAACGCGTAAAAATCGAACAATTTCCCCCATTCGTCGCCCTGGAAAAAGGCCTACCCTTAACCAACCATATTCTGAAAATCCGTTATTTGCCCCGAAGAAGCAAGTGGATTGTAATGGACGCCATTCCGATTATTGAACACAATACGGTAAAAGAAGTGTTCGTCTATATTAATGATATTACGCCGCTTAAAAAAGCGGAAAAACTGTTGCGCTCCAACGAAAAAAAACTACGCGCCATCCTTGACGCCCTGCCCGATCAATTGATGCTATTAACCATTGACGGGACGATACTGGAAGTTAAAGACGGCGAGTTTTTTAACGTGGAACCCCATTTGATCCTTGGTAAATCATTTTTTGAGTTGGTTGCCCAGCCCATTGCTCAACGATTTTACAACATGCTGCGTCTGACCAATCGAACGGGCGAAATTCAAACATTTGAATTTCAGCATCAGGTAAAAGGAAAATTAAAACATTTCGAAGCGCGCTTGAGTAAAAGCCATGAAAATCAGATATTGTGCCTTTTAAGAGATATTTCGGAACGCAAAAAATATGAAACCGATTTGCAAAAAAGCGAGAACCGCTTTCGCATACTCTTAGAGTCCACATTTCAGGCAATCATTTTAATTGACATTCACGGGCGCATTAACCTGGTCAATTCAAAAACAGAACAACTGTTCGGTTACTCCCGCGACGAGCTCCTTTTAAAACCTGCCGATACGCTGCTGCCTTTTAGCTTAAGAGGCAAGGATAACATTCTTAATCAGAGCCGTTTCAGACATCTCGAAGATATCCGGGCGACTAAATCCGTGGAATTAACGGGCATGCGCAAAGACGGAATTGAGTTTCCCATTGAAATTCAACTGACGCCTGTGGAAATGTTGGACGGTCCTTTTGTGATGGGCGTAATTTCAGACCTGTCAGAAAAGAAAAAGTTGGAAGCGAGAATGCGGCGCATCGAAAAATTAGAAGCCATCGGCCAGTTAGCCGGAGGGATTGCCCATGATTTTAACAACGTTCTTGCCGGGATCATTGGGCTTGCAGAATTATCTTTACGCAAAATTAAAAGCGACAGTCCGGTTCGTGAAAATATTAAACTCATTATCAATAAGGCGGAAAACGCGGCCGATCTGGTTCGAAAACTTTTAATGTTTAGCCGGCAGCAAAAAATTTCGCTGCAAAACATCAACCTGAACAAAGTCGTCCTTTCCAACAAAAAGATTTTACAAAGATATCTGGGAGAAGATATCCATTTAATCGTTACTTTAGAAGACGACCTTCATTTAATTCACGGCGATCCCAGCGCCATGGATCAAATTTTGACCAACCTGTGCATCAACGCCCGCGATGCCATGCCGGATGGCGGTGAATTAACCATACAAACGCATAATGTTACGCTTAAAGAGAGTGAAGCGGACATCCCGCCGGGCAATTACGTTCAGCTTATTGTCGCCGATTCCGGCATTGGTATGAGCGATGAGATAAAGGCGCACATCTTCGAACCGTTTTTTACCACCAAAGAAGTGGGAGAGGGAACCGGACTGGGGCTGGCCACCGTGTACGGGCTGGTGCGCCACCACGGCGGATATATTCAGTTTGACAGCGAAATTGGCGAGGGTACTGTTTTCAGAATCTATTTTCCGGCCGTCAAGCCGCACTCGGCTGTTTCGCCGACCGAGGATTCGCAGGAAACGGAAATGGTAAGAGGAGGCAATGAAACCATCTTATTGGTGGACGATCAGATTGATATTTTGACCACGTCAAAAGACACGCTGGAATCGTATGGCTATAAAGTTTTAATATCAGGCAGCGGCGTTCAGGCGGTGGATATTTTAACCAAATATAAAGATTTGATTGATCTGGTTATCTCCGATGTGGTAATGCCTGACATGGATGGCATTGAACTGCGGATGCTTTGTCAGCAAATCAAACCGGACATCAAATTTTTACTAATGAGCGCCTTTAGCCCCAAACTGGAAAACGAAAAGGATTATTTGTTAAAACCGTTCGTTGGGCATCAACTGGCAAGAAAAGTAAGAGAAATTCTCGATTCGGATTAA
- a CDS encoding hybrid sensor histidine kinase/response regulator: protein MDATVRKQSENNALSGYNYLIQFLEMAPEGALLIDLEALTILHVNQNFLNLSGYQKEDIEAKPFLNFFIISDLKEFLDRINSLNQEKADVSFDLVLKGVENRLAPVKLHLKKNELAEITEKSVAICFLKDVTELRRLEVERNMLSHALRQVNEGLGLFDLEGKIIFVNESFLDTFGYRRNEVIGRNIEFFFSPFIGYEFQLNILPASINGGWNGELRAKRKDGKEITVFLSTSTVKDDAGQPVVVVAVLSDITLRKQLEAQLRQSQKMEAIGQLAGGVAHDFNNLLTVIEGYIDLLKNKLDENASINSYINQMKKATERAVSLTRQLLTFSRRQVVQPKILDINKTIQELSKMLNRLIGEHIELITNLDPKIWRIKIDPSQIEQVILNLVVNARDAMPEGGELIIETEQIKLDRSYNRFHPDVRPGDYVVINVSDTGMGMSEEVQQRIFEPFFTTKEKGKGTGLGLATVYGIVKQHNGHISVYSEIGKGTTFKIYFPAIKARTSSEVEESERKHLKGRGEQILVVEDEYLVRELICDTLRNLGYNVLEAANGEQALRVYQENADTIELILTDLVMPVMNGRKLARILKRENPDLKILFMTGYDDNAISKQGMVTEDIDYISKPFSPNKLAKKLEEIFEY from the coding sequence ATGGATGCAACTGTTCGGAAACAGTCTGAAAATAATGCACTTTCTGGTTATAATTATTTAATCCAATTTTTAGAGATGGCGCCGGAAGGGGCGTTACTCATTGATCTGGAAGCTTTGACAATCCTGCATGTCAACCAGAATTTTTTAAACCTATCGGGCTATCAAAAAGAGGATATCGAAGCCAAACCTTTTTTAAACTTTTTTATTATTTCGGATTTAAAAGAATTTCTTGATCGTATCAATTCATTAAATCAAGAAAAGGCCGACGTGAGCTTTGACCTGGTGCTTAAAGGCGTAGAAAACCGCCTGGCTCCCGTTAAGCTGCATTTAAAGAAAAATGAATTAGCAGAAATTACCGAAAAATCTGTGGCGATTTGCTTTCTTAAAGATGTTACCGAGCTGAGACGACTGGAAGTTGAGCGAAATATGCTTTCGCATGCCTTACGCCAGGTGAATGAGGGCCTGGGCTTGTTTGATCTTGAGGGCAAAATCATTTTTGTAAATGAGTCGTTTTTAGACACATTCGGCTACAGACGAAATGAAGTGATCGGACGCAATATCGAATTCTTTTTCTCGCCTTTCATTGGCTATGAATTCCAACTGAATATTCTACCGGCTTCCATTAATGGCGGGTGGAACGGCGAGCTGCGGGCCAAACGAAAAGACGGCAAGGAGATCACCGTTTTTCTGTCCACTTCAACCGTTAAAGATGATGCTGGGCAGCCGGTGGTGGTGGTGGCTGTGTTAAGCGATATTACGCTGCGCAAACAACTGGAAGCGCAACTGCGTCAGTCGCAAAAGATGGAGGCCATCGGCCAGTTAGCCGGAGGCGTGGCTCATGATTTCAATAATCTGTTAACGGTCATAGAAGGCTACATCGATCTGTTAAAGAACAAACTGGATGAAAACGCTTCGATCAACAGTTATATCAATCAAATGAAAAAAGCCACCGAACGGGCGGTTTCTTTAACGCGCCAGCTGCTGACCTTTAGTCGCAGACAGGTGGTTCAGCCGAAAATTCTTGATATCAACAAGACCATCCAGGAACTCTCCAAAATGCTCAATCGTCTGATTGGCGAGCATATCGAATTAATAACCAATCTTGATCCCAAAATCTGGCGTATTAAGATCGATCCCAGCCAAATAGAACAGGTCATCCTGAATCTGGTGGTTAACGCGCGGGACGCCATGCCGGAGGGCGGTGAACTGATCATTGAAACCGAGCAGATTAAACTGGACCGCAGCTACAACCGGTTCCATCCCGACGTCCGCCCGGGCGATTATGTGGTTATCAACGTTTCGGACACCGGCATGGGCATGTCCGAAGAGGTGCAGCAAAGGATTTTCGAGCCCTTTTTTACGACAAAAGAAAAAGGGAAGGGCACCGGTTTAGGGCTGGCCACCGTCTATGGCATTGTTAAGCAGCACAACGGACATATTTCCGTATACAGCGAGATCGGCAAGGGCACCACCTTTAAAATCTATTTTCCGGCGATTAAAGCCAGGACCTCCAGCGAAGTAGAAGAGAGCGAAAGAAAGCATCTAAAAGGGCGGGGAGAACAAATTCTGGTGGTGGAAGATGAGTATCTGGTGCGTGAGTTGATTTGCGATACCCTGCGTAATTTAGGCTACAATGTGCTGGAGGCGGCTAATGGCGAACAGGCCCTGAGGGTTTACCAGGAAAACGCCGACACCATCGAATTAATCTTAACCGATCTGGTAATGCCGGTAATGAACGGCCGTAAACTGGCCCGGATACTTAAAAGAGAGAATCCCGACCTCAAAATTTTGTTCATGACGGGATATGACGATAATGCGATCAGCAAGCAAGGTATGGTGACAGAAGATATCGATTATATTTCAAAACCATTCTCGCCTAACAAATTGGCCAAAAAATTAGAAGAAATTTTCGAATATTAA
- a CDS encoding flagellar protein FlaG — MDELRINDKIEVKKLAALDQSKIVNLKDENKEQNAHFKTEEEANAKRTAENRKVSVEELVERANQYVNRFSTKISFYYDPERKISKILVTEKGTGKVIRQIPPEQMVDLMDKLEEIAGIIYNGRA; from the coding sequence ATGGACGAGTTAAGAATCAACGACAAAATAGAGGTTAAAAAACTGGCTGCCCTCGATCAATCAAAAATCGTCAATCTAAAAGATGAGAATAAAGAACAGAATGCGCATTTTAAAACCGAAGAAGAAGCGAACGCGAAACGCACGGCTGAAAATAGAAAAGTTTCCGTAGAAGAGCTGGTAGAAAGGGCTAACCAATACGTTAACCGTTTTAGCACAAAGATCTCTTTTTATTACGACCCGGAGCGTAAAATATCAAAAATTTTGGTTACGGAAAAAGGAACAGGCAAGGTTATTCGCCAGATTCCACCGGAGCAAATGGTTGATCTGATGGACAAACTGGAAGAGATTGCCGGCATTATTTACAACGGGAGGGCTTAA
- a CDS encoding flagellin, protein MGTDLTRIAANIPAMQNINILSKVSNNIAKHQLRLATGKRINSPSEDPAGYMLARGLEARTRGLQVALDNVSNAQNILDVAEGAYSNIMDILQTLKEKATQAADGSLNSTQRSAIDGQADALIKEIDDIVDNVTFNDTKLVDGNYSVAFQTGEDGTEQLSVSLGAADSSSLGISSIDLSTANGASTAISTISSAIDTLAGHMKTLGEYKVRLQSKQSNLSNAITNTESVRSTIEDADFAKEQMEVMKLQILQQTSLSSLTQANSAPQLVLSLFR, encoded by the coding sequence ATGGGAACTGACTTAACCCGCATCGCCGCTAACATTCCGGCCATGCAAAACATCAACATTCTCAGCAAGGTGAGCAACAACATTGCCAAGCACCAGTTGCGACTGGCTACCGGCAAGCGCATCAACTCGCCTTCTGAAGATCCTGCCGGTTATATGCTGGCGCGCGGTCTGGAAGCCCGTACACGCGGTTTGCAGGTGGCTCTGGACAACGTATCCAACGCCCAGAATATCCTTGATGTGGCAGAGGGCGCTTACTCCAACATCATGGATATCCTTCAAACCCTGAAGGAGAAAGCCACACAGGCGGCCGACGGCAGCTTAAATTCCACTCAACGCAGCGCCATTGACGGTCAGGCTGACGCACTGATCAAAGAAATTGACGACATCGTCGACAACGTTACCTTTAACGACACCAAATTAGTTGACGGAAATTACTCGGTGGCATTCCAGACTGGCGAGGACGGCACGGAGCAGCTGTCGGTTTCTCTGGGCGCCGCAGACAGTAGCAGCCTGGGCATCAGCTCCATCGATTTAAGCACGGCAAATGGCGCCAGTACAGCCATCAGCACCATTTCCAGCGCTATTGATACGCTGGCCGGTCACATGAAGACCCTGGGCGAGTACAAAGTGCGCTTACAATCCAAACAATCGAATCTGTCCAATGCCATCACCAATACGGAATCGGTCCGCAGTACCATTGAGGATGCAGACTTTGCCAAAGAGCAAATGGAAGTGATGAAATTGCAGATTTTGCAACAAACGTCGCTGTCTTCCTTAACGCAGGCCAACTCCGCTCCGCAGTTAGTACTGTCTTTATTCCGTTAA
- a CDS encoding nucleotidyl transferase AbiEii/AbiGii toxin family protein — protein sequence MNWLNQHEVFEIEALACLKSARLLDALIFGGGTMLRLCHELPRYSVDLDFWKLNAQDDQNLLDRLVRILGKTYEITDAQLKHFTILVEMRSSRFPGRLKIEVRRRLTDWEYEEKIAFSNFSVKQVLLKGHTLRQTMINKVQALMSRGAIRDAFDLEFLLRQGTPLPALDNEQIEQLLKRIEGFTVNDFKVTLGSVIESDLRRYYVQNGFRYLKEKLSARMKK from the coding sequence ATGAACTGGCTTAACCAGCATGAAGTATTCGAAATAGAAGCGCTTGCCTGTTTAAAAAGCGCCCGCTTGCTGGACGCCCTGATATTTGGCGGCGGTACGATGCTGCGTTTATGCCATGAATTGCCCCGTTACTCGGTTGATCTCGATTTCTGGAAATTGAACGCGCAGGACGATCAGAATCTGCTGGACAGGCTGGTGCGAATTCTGGGCAAAACGTATGAAATAACGGATGCGCAACTCAAACATTTTACGATTTTAGTGGAAATGCGATCGTCGCGGTTCCCCGGAAGGTTAAAGATTGAAGTGCGACGTAGGTTAACGGATTGGGAATACGAGGAAAAGATTGCCTTTTCCAATTTTAGCGTCAAACAGGTTTTGCTTAAAGGGCATACGCTGCGGCAAACGATGATAAACAAGGTTCAGGCTTTAATGTCGCGCGGCGCCATCCGCGATGCTTTTGATCTAGAGTTTTTGCTCCGTCAGGGGACGCCACTACCCGCGCTTGATAATGAACAAATTGAACAGCTGTTGAAGCGAATAGAAGGTTTTACGGTTAATGATTTTAAGGTAACGCTGGGCTCGGTTATTGAAAGCGATTTGCGCCGCTACTATGTGCAGAATGGTTTTCGCTACCTGAAGGAGAAACTGTCCGCGCGCATGAAAAAATAG
- the fliD gene encoding flagellar filament capping protein FliD: MDMYSIGNSTNSIQYLVDQYMIFESRPRDELLQRKEELNSKKSVFSELDSKLSALKTKLEFLNDLVSLPFQAKTAASSDEEKIGVRVDNSASKGNHTLTVQQLAKSDTRVSNQFSDSGSDFNSFTTDQTFTIEVAHPTDTDPANRVQISITVTADQLAGTNGEAIANIAQAINDAMAEAVANETITSEEVVHADVISEQSGFSRLVLKSEQTGYTYRMEFGTSALLDTLGVNTNALSSGTTGGYIYNVGTSITDSELSSVFQLDGLTMYRDSNNVDDAYSGITFKLLDVFSQPVTVSVDTDLESVQKDVEEFIDKYNEVVDFLKKNARMNPDTYEKGALSQDSVYSGMIAELRTMVSEPVDSAANSNYRLLYSIGIEADRDGKLSIKDTEKFTSALEANPSFVSDLFTTSDGVATRLIDYIDRFVKTGGTIDSSKKQIDSRIRSLEDRIDYMNEILDKKEKQYFEEFTKMQETIYMLQNQQMFFSSFGITGG; the protein is encoded by the coding sequence ATGGATATGTATTCCATTGGAAATTCCACCAATTCGATTCAATATCTTGTCGATCAATACATGATATTCGAATCGAGACCGCGGGACGAACTGCTGCAGAGAAAAGAAGAACTGAATAGTAAAAAGTCCGTCTTCAGCGAACTGGATTCCAAGCTCTCCGCTTTAAAGACCAAGTTAGAGTTTTTAAACGATCTGGTTTCACTGCCATTTCAGGCCAAAACAGCCGCTTCAAGCGATGAAGAGAAAATCGGCGTTCGCGTCGATAACAGCGCCTCCAAAGGAAATCACACCTTAACCGTTCAGCAACTGGCCAAATCGGACACGCGCGTTTCCAACCAGTTTAGCGACAGCGGCAGCGATTTTAATTCGTTTACCACCGATCAAACCTTTACCATCGAAGTGGCGCATCCTACGGACACCGATCCGGCCAACCGCGTGCAGATATCGATAACCGTAACCGCAGACCAGCTTGCCGGAACCAATGGAGAAGCCATCGCCAATATTGCTCAGGCCATTAACGACGCCATGGCCGAAGCCGTGGCCAATGAAACCATTACCTCCGAAGAAGTGGTTCATGCCGATGTAATCAGCGAGCAGAGCGGCTTTTCCCGCCTTGTGCTCAAAAGCGAGCAAACCGGCTACACCTATCGCATGGAGTTCGGAACCAGCGCTTTGTTAGATACCCTGGGCGTCAATACCAACGCCCTGTCTTCAGGCACAACCGGCGGTTACATCTACAATGTTGGAACGTCGATAACCGACAGCGAACTGAGCTCCGTTTTTCAACTGGACGGCTTAACCATGTATCGCGACTCCAATAATGTAGATGACGCTTACTCCGGGATTACTTTTAAATTACTGGATGTTTTTAGCCAACCGGTGACGGTAAGCGTGGATACCGACCTGGAATCGGTTCAAAAAGACGTTGAAGAATTTATTGATAAATACAACGAGGTGGTTGACTTTTTAAAGAAAAATGCACGCATGAATCCGGACACCTACGAAAAAGGCGCTTTAAGCCAGGATTCTGTCTATTCGGGCATGATTGCCGAATTGCGCACGATGGTCTCCGAACCGGTTGACAGCGCGGCCAATTCCAACTATCGTTTATTGTACAGTATTGGTATCGAAGCCGATAGAGACGGGAAACTTTCCATCAAAGACACGGAAAAGTTCACCTCAGCCTTAGAAGCCAATCCATCTTTTGTCTCCGATCTGTTTACCACCTCCGATGGCGTGGCTACCAGGTTAATCGACTATATCGATCGCTTTGTAAAAACCGGCGGCACCATTGATTCCAGCAAAAAACAAATAGACAGCCGCATTCGTTCCTTAGAAGACCGAATCGATTATATGAATGAGATTCTTGATAAAAAAGAAAAACAATATTTTGAAGAATTTACCAAGATGCAAGAGACCATTTACATGCTGCAAAATCAGCAAATGTTTTTTAGTTCATTTGGCATTACAGGCGGATAA
- a CDS encoding flagellar protein FliS — protein MMNYRPGQNRAQHNPYLVQKIMSASKEELIAYIYDAAITACAQKDSVKARNALNALVQSLNFDYKETANTFMNVYRYLMHLINNKKFDEAKATFSDLKKTWAKAFNLL, from the coding sequence ATGATGAATTACAGACCAGGACAGAACAGAGCTCAACACAATCCCTATCTGGTGCAAAAGATTATGTCGGCCAGTAAAGAAGAGTTGATCGCTTACATCTACGATGCGGCAATTACTGCATGCGCGCAAAAAGACAGCGTTAAAGCCCGAAACGCCTTAAACGCCCTGGTACAATCTTTAAACTTTGACTACAAAGAAACTGCTAATACATTTATGAATGTTTACCGATACTTAATGCATCTGATTAATAACAAAAAATTTGACGAAGCAAAAGCCACGTTCAGCGACTTGAAAAAGACCTGGGCAAAAGCTTTTAATTTATTGTAA